In a single window of the Oscillospiraceae bacterium genome:
- the ftsH gene encoding ATP-dependent zinc metalloprotease FtsH — translation MIFAFTWLNRSSQPERLTYAQVLLALEGEYVEKVEIEDNELTVQFREDSPFFERFGGVAEIDLPLGWRDSLMPMIDAQILDGILSEDSNIEPPVAPPWWIVFIPYLILIVVVVLLWYFMIKRSGGGEGGRAMRFGRARTRIASEDQKKLTFDDVAGLDEERMELEEIVDFLKHPKRYIDIGARIPKGVLLVGPPGTGKTTIAKAVAGEAGTQFLSISGSDFVELYVGVGASRVRDLFEQAKKTSPSLIFIDEIDAVGRQRGAGMGGGHDEREQTLNQLLVEMDGFATNEGVIIIAATNRPDILDPALLRPGRFDRQVYLGMPDIKGREAILKIHAKGKSLDGAVDLNVLAKKTPGFTGADLENLLNEAALLAARNKQKAVRNEDLHEAMLKVIAGPEKKSQVVIEHERKLTAYHEAGHAIVMRHLPTHDPVHHISIIPRGMAGGMTISLPQEDRRFMSKLELQERIVSFLGGRVAEKLILDDISTGAGNDIQRATALARNMVTKYGMSDKLGPVNFAGDHEEVFLGRDYGHMRNYSESVAAIIDEEVKAIIDNAYTKCQEILNANMQVLHDVAAYLLKNETMDGETFAKYFE, via the coding sequence ATGATTTTTGCGTTTACTTGGTTAAATCGTTCATCGCAGCCCGAACGCTTGACGTATGCGCAGGTGCTTTTGGCGCTTGAAGGGGAATATGTCGAGAAAGTTGAAATTGAAGATAACGAGCTGACCGTGCAGTTCCGTGAAGACTCGCCGTTTTTTGAGCGTTTCGGCGGTGTCGCTGAAATTGACTTGCCATTAGGCTGGCGTGACAGCTTAATGCCGATGATTGACGCACAAATTCTTGACGGCATATTGAGCGAAGACTCCAACATTGAGCCACCGGTCGCACCGCCGTGGTGGATCGTGTTCATACCCTATTTGATCTTAATTGTCGTTGTCGTCCTGTTGTGGTACTTTATGATTAAGCGCAGCGGCGGTGGTGAAGGCGGCCGTGCCATGCGGTTTGGTCGTGCGCGGACACGTATTGCCAGCGAAGACCAAAAGAAGCTCACCTTCGATGATGTGGCAGGGCTTGACGAAGAGCGTATGGAATTGGAAGAAATTGTTGATTTCCTCAAGCATCCTAAGCGTTATATCGACATTGGCGCACGCATTCCCAAAGGTGTGCTGCTAGTCGGCCCTCCGGGTACAGGTAAAACCACAATTGCCAAAGCTGTCGCAGGCGAGGCAGGTACGCAGTTCTTGTCTATCTCCGGTTCGGATTTCGTTGAACTATACGTTGGCGTAGGTGCGTCCCGCGTGCGCGACTTGTTTGAGCAGGCCAAGAAAACATCGCCGTCACTAATTTTTATTGACGAAATTGACGCCGTCGGCCGACAACGCGGTGCCGGTATGGGCGGCGGCCATGACGAACGCGAACAGACATTGAACCAACTACTGGTTGAAATGGACGGATTTGCCACCAATGAAGGCGTTATCATCATCGCGGCGACCAACCGTCCTGACATTCTCGACCCTGCGCTACTGCGCCCGGGACGTTTTGACCGCCAAGTGTACCTTGGTATGCCTGACATTAAAGGTCGTGAAGCGATCCTGAAAATCCATGCTAAAGGCAAAAGCCTTGACGGCGCTGTTGATTTAAACGTGCTTGCAAAGAAAACCCCCGGTTTTACGGGCGCCGACTTAGAAAATCTACTCAATGAAGCAGCACTGCTTGCCGCACGGAATAAGCAGAAAGCCGTACGCAACGAAGATTTGCACGAAGCTATGCTCAAAGTCATCGCCGGACCGGAGAAAAAGTCGCAAGTTGTCATTGAGCATGAGCGCAAGCTGACCGCATATCATGAGGCAGGTCATGCCATCGTTATGCGCCACTTACCGACACATGACCCGGTGCATCACATCTCAATTATTCCGCGCGGCATGGCAGGCGGCATGACCATCAGCTTGCCACAGGAAGACCGTCGCTTTATGTCTAAGCTCGAATTGCAAGAGCGCATTGTGTCATTCCTGGGCGGACGCGTTGCCGAAAAACTCATTCTCGATGATATTTCCACTGGGGCAGGCAATGACATTCAGCGCGCAACAGCCCTTGCGCGTAATATGGTTACAAAATATGGTATGAGTGACAAACTCGGCCCTGTCAACTTTGCCGGTGACCATGAAGAAGTATTTTTGGGGCGTGATTACGGACATATGCGTAATTATTCTGAGAGCGTCGCAGCCATTATTGATGAGGAAGTCAAAGCCATTATCGACAATGCCTATACAAAATGCCAAGAAATTCTAAACGCCAATATGCAAGTCCTGCATGACGTAGCGGCGTACCTCCTCAAAAACGAAACAATGGACGGCGAGACATTTGCCAAATATTTTGAATAA
- the tilS gene encoding tRNA lysidine(34) synthetase TilS, whose protein sequence is MGKLLVAVSGGADSMALLHSLHHRTTLCSLLSAHADEHSAVCRLCSNSLLTVAHVNHQINTAEANAAQALVENYCQTHDIDCYVGTFNVPKLARESKRGLEETARTVRYDFFAALLEKLNADYYVTAHTHDDNAETVLQHILRGCGTHGLRGMQALQGKHLRPLLHVTRAQIDEYVAMHNIKCAVDSSNADIDYTRNRIRHQLLPLLREFNPQINNALNRLANIAAQDTECLNTLATALVHSDEQGQSYCLRHEILPAPCALQARALRKLYARQGLEQKHIAAMLEAIERHSGTELPHKLRLNVRKGKVTINENSNAILAQTVGNE, encoded by the coding sequence ATGGGTAAATTGCTCGTAGCCGTATCCGGCGGGGCGGATTCGATGGCGTTGCTGCACAGCTTGCACCATAGAACCACTCTCTGCTCATTACTCTCTGCTCACGCAGATGAACACAGTGCAGTATGCCGCTTGTGTAGCAATTCCCTACTGACCGTCGCCCATGTCAACCACCAAATCAACACTGCCGAAGCCAATGCCGCACAGGCACTGGTTGAAAATTATTGCCAAACACACGATATTGACTGCTATGTCGGTACGTTTAACGTGCCGAAGCTTGCGCGCGAAAGCAAACGCGGCCTTGAAGAAACAGCACGTACTGTACGCTATGATTTTTTTGCCGCACTTTTGGAGAAACTAAACGCCGACTACTATGTAACGGCACACACGCATGACGACAACGCCGAAACCGTTTTACAGCATATCCTACGCGGCTGCGGCACACACGGCTTGCGAGGCATGCAAGCTTTGCAAGGCAAACACTTACGACCTTTATTGCATGTCACGCGGGCGCAAATCGACGAATATGTCGCCATGCACAACATCAAATGTGCCGTTGACTCCAGTAACGCCGATATCGACTACACGCGCAACCGTATCCGGCATCAACTGCTGCCGCTCTTGCGCGAATTTAACCCGCAAATTAATAACGCGCTCAACCGCTTAGCAAACATTGCAGCCCAAGATACAGAATGCTTAAATACGCTCGCCACCGCGTTGGTTCACTCTGATGAGCAAGGGCAGTCATATTGTTTGCGCCATGAAATATTACCGGCACCATGTGCGCTACAGGCGCGTGCGCTGCGAAAACTGTATGCGCGGCAGGGATTGGAGCAAAAACATATCGCCGCTATGCTGGAAGCTATTGAACGGCACAGCGGTACAGAATTGCCTCATAAATTACGGTTGAATGTGCGCAAAGGAAAAGTGACAATTAACGAAAACAGCAATGCGATACTCGCCCAAACTGTGGGCAATGAATAA
- the dnaB gene encoding replicative DNA helicase: MDQLIVNRMPHNVEAEQSVLGAVLIESSRLPELIEILKPSDFYVEQNRDIYAVILTMYGKGRVVDGITVMDELRLQETKDIDTLRTYILRLMEITPTAAHVLEYAQIVKDHAVLRAVATAAADISAMVGEAAGEAQAILDAAEQKIYAIRNENANTHMSTLSEVFHEVYLRLDELAQRPGELPGIRSGFNELDARLGGLIPSNLIIFAANAGVGKTSAALNIMLSAAKLSQKSVAFFCLEMSNEQLGLRLLSSAARVDNKKLRDANLTHDEWDRLANASAKLAELDIYFDDNPSSTVLEMKAKCRRIPNLGLVIIDYLQLIQSGGKRNDNRVQEVGEISRSLKIMAKELHVPVICCAQLSRRNTQREDKRPILSDLRESGSIEQDADVVVFLHREAYHDRETENQDDAELIIAKNRHGETGSIEMKWDGKHTSFVAIDYGHG, encoded by the coding sequence ATGGATCAACTCATTGTCAACCGCATGCCGCACAACGTTGAGGCCGAGCAATCGGTACTCGGTGCTGTGCTGATTGAGTCAAGCCGATTGCCCGAGCTCATCGAAATCCTCAAGCCATCTGACTTCTACGTTGAGCAGAACCGCGATATCTACGCCGTTATTTTAACCATGTATGGCAAAGGGCGTGTTGTCGACGGCATTACGGTCATGGACGAACTGCGATTACAAGAGACCAAAGATATCGATACGTTACGCACTTATATCTTGCGGCTAATGGAAATCACACCAACAGCGGCACACGTTTTAGAATATGCGCAGATTGTCAAAGACCACGCCGTGCTGCGCGCCGTAGCAACCGCCGCCGCCGACATTTCGGCCATGGTGGGCGAAGCGGCGGGCGAGGCACAAGCCATCCTTGATGCTGCCGAGCAAAAAATCTATGCCATCCGCAACGAAAACGCCAACACGCATATGTCTACGCTGAGTGAGGTCTTCCACGAAGTCTACCTGCGCCTGGACGAGTTGGCGCAACGCCCCGGCGAGCTACCCGGCATTCGTTCGGGCTTCAATGAATTGGACGCACGTTTAGGCGGCTTGATTCCGTCAAACTTAATTATTTTCGCCGCCAATGCCGGTGTGGGTAAAACGTCTGCCGCGCTAAACATCATGCTCTCGGCCGCGAAATTGAGCCAAAAGTCCGTAGCGTTTTTCTGCTTGGAGATGTCAAATGAACAACTCGGTCTACGCCTGCTGTCAAGTGCCGCGCGAGTCGACAATAAAAAGTTACGCGACGCCAATCTAACCCACGACGAATGGGACAGGCTTGCCAACGCCAGTGCAAAATTGGCAGAACTCGACATTTATTTTGACGACAATCCCTCTTCAACGGTGCTTGAAATGAAGGCCAAATGCCGTCGCATCCCCAATTTAGGATTGGTCATTATTGACTATTTGCAGTTGATTCAGAGCGGCGGTAAACGCAATGATAACCGCGTGCAAGAAGTTGGTGAAATTTCACGCTCATTGAAGATTATGGCAAAAGAGCTCCATGTGCCCGTTATTTGCTGCGCCCAACTTTCGCGCCGCAACACACAGCGCGAGGATAAGCGCCCCATTCTATCCGATCTGCGTGAATCGGGTTCGATTGAGCAAGATGCCGACGTCGTTGTCTTTCTGCACCGTGAGGCATACCATGACCGCGAGACTGAAAACCAAGACGACGCCGAATTGATCATCGCTAAAAACCGTCATGGTGAAACCGGCAGCATCGAAATGAAGTGGGATGGCAAGCACACGAGTTTTGTAGCCATTGATTACGGACATGGGTAA
- the rplI gene encoding 50S ribosomal protein L9: MKIILLEDVKGQGKKGDLVNASDGYARNYLFPRKLAMEATPDALHAYEQREKKRRADLEKEIAAAQSTASALKDKIIIIAAKGGTGGKLFGAVTAADIAGAVKEQVGIALDSKKIVMEQIKSAGEYSLKVKLGHEISGMVNVKVEV; this comes from the coding sequence ATGAAAATCATTTTACTCGAAGATGTCAAAGGCCAAGGCAAGAAAGGCGACTTGGTCAACGCCAGCGACGGCTACGCACGGAATTATTTATTCCCGCGCAAGTTGGCCATGGAGGCAACACCTGACGCATTGCATGCTTATGAACAGCGTGAAAAGAAGCGTCGTGCCGATTTGGAAAAGGAAATTGCTGCGGCCCAATCTACTGCTAGCGCGCTCAAAGACAAGATTATTATCATTGCCGCTAAAGGCGGCACTGGCGGCAAGCTATTTGGCGCGGTAACGGCGGCGGATATTGCCGGCGCTGTAAAAGAGCAAGTCGGCATTGCCCTTGACAGCAAAAAAATTGTTATGGAGCAGATTAAATCAGCGGGCGAGTATTCGCTAAAAGTCAAGTTGGGACATGAAATTAGCGGGATGGTGAATGTGAAGGTTGAGGTGTAA
- a CDS encoding DHH family phosphoesterase translates to MNKRLQRLLRPGFHVYFLMLLFFAVLSVAFGQPVLASLQGAAIVIFYLYYRLREMARQREVLSHIETLANHVDNAASDSLVSFPLPMLIVNLDGDEIVWANSQFNDISGVPDRPFSNHLSNITQDFDLKWILKGKTECPSDVLLNDRYYHVYGSVIRPFKGSQATTQNASLLAVLYWIDTTDVHHLKQALTDTRPAFGILMVDNYEEMVKDISEGEKSSLRAAIDERVSRSFEGTGAYLRRYDRDKYLFVIDNAALQQLIVGKFAVLNTMRELTTPDGVPITLSIGIGIHDNHFAEASSYASLAIDMAQARGGDQAVIKDALNFNFYGGHSKEMEKRTKVKSRIVANTLKELIIESDQVLIMGHKESDIDSVGAAAGIAFIAQSLDIPVYIVIDQNNTAAQPLIDRLKAQPTFENVFITPDDGMIRATAQTLLIIVDTSRIDYVESPALLQALNNVAVIDHHRRAADYIERTALSFHEPYASSTCELVTELMQYLIEPKALTRAVAEALLGGIALDSKFFSMHTGVRTFEAATYLRSAGADMTSVKKMFQTDLSDSMLRYEIIRKASVVRDYIAIVTQEKPVPVAIAAQAADELLDIRTIRASFVLSPHNGGVNINARSLDQINVQVICEKLGGGGHMTIAGAQMQNIDVFSAAQKLLTAIDEYFEEAGEPQ, encoded by the coding sequence ATGAACAAACGGCTTCAACGGCTTTTGCGACCCGGTTTTCATGTTTATTTTTTAATGTTGCTGTTCTTTGCCGTATTGTCGGTAGCGTTTGGACAGCCTGTTTTGGCGAGCTTACAAGGCGCAGCGATTGTGATATTTTACCTTTATTACCGGCTTCGTGAAATGGCGCGACAACGCGAAGTGTTGAGTCACATTGAAACATTGGCAAATCATGTAGATAACGCCGCGAGCGACTCATTGGTCAGTTTTCCGCTACCCATGTTGATTGTCAACCTTGATGGCGACGAAATTGTTTGGGCCAATAGTCAATTCAACGATATCAGCGGCGTACCTGACCGTCCGTTTTCCAATCATTTAAGTAACATCACACAAGACTTCGACCTTAAATGGATTCTCAAAGGCAAGACTGAATGCCCCTCTGATGTTCTGCTCAACGACCGATACTATCATGTCTATGGCAGTGTTATCCGCCCGTTCAAGGGCAGTCAAGCCACCACACAAAACGCCTCGCTGCTTGCCGTGTTGTACTGGATTGACACGACTGATGTACATCACCTCAAACAGGCATTGACCGACACGCGGCCCGCATTTGGCATCTTGATGGTGGATAACTACGAAGAGATGGTCAAGGATATCAGCGAGGGTGAGAAATCGTCGCTACGAGCTGCCATTGATGAGCGCGTCAGCCGTTCGTTTGAAGGGACGGGCGCCTATCTGCGCCGCTATGATCGTGATAAGTACTTGTTTGTCATTGACAATGCAGCATTGCAACAATTGATCGTAGGCAAGTTTGCCGTACTCAACACTATGCGTGAGTTAACAACACCCGACGGTGTGCCAATTACACTATCGATTGGCATCGGTATACACGACAATCATTTTGCCGAGGCTTCGAGCTACGCCTCACTGGCCATTGATATGGCCCAGGCGCGAGGCGGTGACCAGGCTGTCATTAAAGACGCGCTCAATTTCAACTTTTATGGCGGACATTCCAAGGAGATGGAGAAGCGCACTAAGGTTAAGAGCCGTATTGTTGCCAACACGCTGAAAGAACTGATTATTGAGAGCGACCAAGTGTTGATTATGGGGCATAAAGAGTCTGACATCGACAGCGTGGGCGCGGCGGCGGGCATTGCCTTCATTGCACAATCGCTGGACATACCTGTTTATATCGTTATTGACCAAAATAACACGGCAGCACAGCCATTGATTGACCGGCTGAAAGCCCAACCGACGTTTGAAAATGTTTTCATTACGCCCGACGACGGCATGATTCGCGCTACGGCGCAGACATTGCTGATTATTGTCGACACCAGCCGCATTGATTACGTTGAGTCACCGGCACTGCTGCAGGCATTGAACAACGTGGCTGTTATCGACCACCACCGTCGCGCAGCGGATTATATTGAACGCACGGCGTTGAGTTTCCATGAGCCGTACGCCAGCTCTACATGCGAACTTGTCACTGAGTTGATGCAATATCTTATTGAGCCTAAGGCACTGACACGCGCCGTCGCTGAGGCGTTGCTAGGTGGCATCGCGCTTGACTCTAAGTTTTTTAGTATGCACACCGGCGTACGAACATTTGAGGCGGCGACGTATTTGCGCTCAGCGGGTGCCGACATGACGTCGGTCAAAAAAATGTTCCAGACTGATTTGTCCGATAGTATGCTGCGCTATGAAATTATCCGCAAAGCCTCCGTTGTGCGCGACTACATTGCCATCGTCACGCAGGAGAAACCTGTACCTGTTGCCATCGCGGCGCAAGCGGCTGACGAATTATTGGACATCCGTACAATACGCGCGTCGTTTGTGCTGTCACCGCACAATGGTGGCGTTAATATCAACGCGCGGTCACTAGACCAGATTAACGTGCAAGTCATTTGCGAAAAGCTGGGCGGCGGCGGACATATGACGATTGCCGGCGCACAAATGCAAAACATCGACGTATTTTCTGCGGCGCAGAAATTGCTGACCGCGATTGACGAATATTTTGAAGAGGCAGGAGAACCACAATGA
- the pyrE gene encoding orotate phosphoribosyltransferase, translated as MDKQALARKMYQAAYLTGTFTLRSGQTSHEYFDKYLIEAQPILLQEIAAVMKAHIPAGTEVLAGLEMGGIPVATTISLQTGIPAAFVRKEAKTHGTCKLAEGADVSGKRVCIIEDVVTTGGAILDAVPELRKQGAIIDTVLCVLKRGANAHEILAAHNLTLIPAFTMEELVAAK; from the coding sequence GTGGATAAGCAAGCATTGGCTCGAAAAATGTATCAAGCCGCCTATTTGACCGGCACATTTACCCTGCGCTCGGGGCAAACCTCGCACGAGTATTTTGACAAATACCTCATCGAGGCGCAACCGATACTGTTGCAAGAGATTGCGGCAGTTATGAAGGCGCATATCCCCGCCGGCACAGAGGTGTTGGCCGGGTTAGAAATGGGCGGCATTCCCGTTGCCACAACCATTTCATTGCAAACGGGAATACCCGCGGCATTTGTGCGCAAAGAGGCCAAAACGCATGGCACGTGCAAATTGGCCGAGGGCGCAGATGTCAGTGGTAAGCGTGTTTGCATCATTGAGGATGTTGTAACCACCGGCGGCGCGATCCTCGACGCCGTGCCGGAATTGCGGAAACAGGGCGCGATAATTGATACCGTGTTGTGCGTGCTGAAACGCGGCGCAAACGCGCATGAAATTTTGGCAGCGCATAATCTGACGCTGATTCCGGCATTTACAATGGAAGAACTTGTTGCGGCCAAATAA
- a CDS encoding DNA repair protein RadC — translation MGKENLHEGHRDRMRERVLRDGIDGLQDHEALEVLLYPVVPRKDTNGLAHRLIRHFGSLAGVYDAPIGELQKVDGISANAAFSISTLTGHYRKYAQSRSRNRVVLNNEARMIEVMHSCFKGRTNEAAFLLTMDAGHRQQLCVELGYGAFDHVTISPHAILDIITRRRCRYAVLGHNHVSDVALFSPVDITTTHQIQRLLSLYGVELIDHLIFDEEDYVSMRDSGAMLKRDG, via the coding sequence ATGGGCAAAGAAAACCTCCACGAAGGGCACCGCGACCGTATGCGTGAGCGGGTGTTGCGGGATGGTATAGACGGTCTGCAAGACCACGAGGCATTGGAAGTATTGCTTTATCCCGTTGTGCCGCGTAAGGACACCAACGGCTTAGCGCATCGACTAATTCGACACTTTGGCTCATTGGCTGGAGTGTACGACGCGCCGATAGGCGAACTGCAAAAAGTCGACGGCATCAGTGCCAACGCGGCGTTTTCTATTTCAACTTTGACGGGGCATTACCGCAAATATGCGCAGTCAAGGTCACGCAATCGTGTGGTGTTGAATAACGAGGCGCGCATGATTGAGGTGATGCACAGCTGTTTCAAAGGGCGCACCAACGAAGCGGCGTTTTTGCTTACCATGGATGCTGGGCATCGTCAGCAATTGTGCGTTGAATTGGGGTATGGCGCATTTGATCATGTGACCATATCGCCGCACGCTATTTTGGATATTATTACGCGCCGCCGTTGCCGCTACGCTGTGTTGGGACATAATCATGTCAGTGATGTTGCGCTTTTTTCGCCCGTTGATATTACGACAACTCACCAAATTCAACGCCTGCTGAGTTTGTATGGCGTTGAGTTGATTGACCATTTGATTTTCGATGAGGAAGATTACGTATCGATGCGCGACAGCGGTGCGATGTTGAAGCGAGATGGGTAG
- a CDS encoding CPBP family intramembrane metalloprotease, translating into MQQEQRPSITSGTFWYFAAATVLFPFVYSRLQRLIIQLGAAFVSHVSPTHEIADATWLHNLALLNILPGVVYLLLIIGFWMLIRHTRFHLPGQFNLKVSPEEAVKGFFCGITLWMSTVFFFTIFSIAFPSETAHAEYVERMAMLTRSPWIFQFIFTVIMAPIVEEVAFRAGMFAASKKIMPLKAALALQAIAFGVIHLDFSRQYWNFQQGIYAAVIGVLLAYIYHRTGSLMAVIIVHMSFNGSNYFIAPLLTRLGGSGILGSMIMLLLFPASIVASVFLVKGPRSRINTKGTTW; encoded by the coding sequence ATGCAACAAGAACAACGCCCATCAATCACAAGCGGCACTTTTTGGTATTTCGCCGCTGCAACGGTACTGTTTCCGTTTGTTTACAGCCGATTACAGCGGCTGATTATCCAGCTTGGCGCAGCGTTTGTTTCTCATGTCAGTCCAACGCACGAAATTGCAGATGCGACATGGCTGCATAACCTCGCCCTGCTTAACATACTGCCGGGCGTGGTCTATTTATTGCTGATCATTGGCTTTTGGATGTTAATTCGGCATACAAGATTCCACTTGCCAGGGCAGTTCAACTTAAAAGTTTCGCCGGAAGAGGCCGTGAAAGGCTTTTTTTGCGGCATCACGCTATGGATGTCTACAGTATTCTTCTTCACGATATTCTCAATTGCCTTTCCATCGGAAACAGCGCATGCAGAGTATGTCGAACGCATGGCAATGCTGACACGTAGCCCATGGATTTTTCAGTTTATTTTTACTGTTATCATGGCACCGATTGTTGAAGAAGTGGCGTTCCGCGCAGGCATGTTCGCGGCATCGAAAAAAATAATGCCACTTAAAGCAGCATTGGCGTTACAGGCAATAGCGTTCGGGGTGATACACCTTGATTTTAGCCGTCAGTATTGGAATTTTCAGCAAGGCATATACGCTGCGGTTATCGGTGTGTTGTTGGCATATATCTACCATCGCACGGGATCATTGATGGCAGTCATTATCGTACATATGAGTTTCAACGGAAGCAACTATTTTATCGCACCGCTACTTACTCGGCTTGGAGGCTCCGGCATCTTAGGCAGCATGATAATGCTATTGCTGTTTCCTGCAAGCATTGTAGCATCTGTGTTTTTAGTCAAAGGACCGCGCTCGCGGATAAATACCAAGGGAACGACTTGGTAA
- a CDS encoding polyprenyl synthetase family protein translates to MNLSTTATRIDDALRRALAHKDEDYQRLWNAMNYSALAPGKRIRPFLTLAVSDMLGGNEEASMPLALAVECLHVSSLIHDDLPCMDNDTMRRGQPTCHVQFDEETALLAGDALMIFAFEIAASAKLPSGSLVESLRSLSVYAGVRGMMGGQMIDLQSERLQTELPLKTLYKLQSLKTGCLLKLAVRLGCLAAQKSPVSDAELYIALESYAEALGLLFQITDDILDVTATSKELGKSAGKDVRDGKATFVSALGLDGAKAAASRQLAIAKQSITCYDSANVLTSLAEGILDRRK, encoded by the coding sequence ATGAACCTATCGACCACTGCCACGCGCATTGACGATGCATTGCGCCGCGCACTCGCCCACAAGGATGAGGACTACCAACGCCTGTGGAACGCCATGAATTACAGTGCACTCGCACCGGGCAAGCGCATCCGCCCTTTTCTCACGCTTGCTGTTTCCGATATGCTGGGCGGCAATGAAGAAGCAAGCATGCCGCTGGCATTAGCGGTCGAATGTCTGCACGTTTCGTCACTGATTCACGATGATCTGCCCTGCATGGACAACGATACCATGCGGCGCGGGCAGCCAACCTGCCATGTACAATTTGACGAAGAAACGGCGTTGCTTGCCGGCGACGCTTTAATGATCTTTGCCTTTGAGATTGCCGCAAGCGCAAAATTGCCGTCTGGCTCACTTGTCGAATCCTTACGCTCATTGAGTGTCTATGCCGGCGTGCGCGGAATGATGGGCGGGCAGATGATAGATCTGCAATCGGAGCGATTACAAACTGAACTGCCACTTAAAACTTTATACAAATTGCAATCGTTAAAGACAGGTTGTTTACTAAAATTGGCGGTACGGCTGGGCTGTCTTGCTGCACAAAAAAGCCCCGTAAGCGACGCTGAGCTCTATATAGCGTTGGAGTCTTACGCCGAGGCATTGGGGCTGCTGTTTCAGATTACCGATGACATTTTAGATGTCACGGCAACGTCTAAAGAGTTGGGTAAATCAGCCGGCAAGGACGTGCGCGACGGCAAGGCCACATTTGTGTCGGCACTCGGATTAGACGGCGCAAAAGCCGCGGCATCGCGACAATTGGCGATTGCCAAACAGTCCATTACATGTTATGATAGTGCAAATGTTTTGACGAGCCTTGCTGAGGGGATTCTCGACAGGAGGAAATAA